Proteins from one Escherichia coli genomic window:
- the yjiM gene encoding double-cubane-cluster-containing anaerobic reductase, which produces MSLVTDLPAIFDQFSEARQKGFLTVMDLKERGIPLVGTYCTFMPQEIPMAAGAVVVSLCSTSDETIEEAEKDLPRNLCPLIKSSYGFGKTDKCPYFYFSDLVVGETTCDGKKKMYEYMAEFKPVHVMQLPNSVKDDASRALWKAEMLRLQKAVEERFGHEISEDALRDAIALKNRERRALANFYHLGQLNPPALSGSDILKVVYGATFRFDKEALVDELDAMTARVRQQWEEGQRLDPRPRILITGCPIGGAAEKVVRAIEENGGWVVGYENCTGAKATEQCVAETGDVYDALADKYLAIGCSCVSPNDQRLQMLSQMVEEYQVDGVVDVILQACHTYAVESLAIKRHVRQQHNIPYIAIETDYSTSDVGQLSTRVAAFIEML; this is translated from the coding sequence ATGTCACTTGTCACCGATCTACCCGCTATTTTCGATCAGTTCTCTGAAGCTCGCCAGAAAGGCTTTCTCACCGTCATGGATCTCAAGGAGCGCGGCATTCCGCTGGTTGGCACCTACTGTACTTTTATGCCGCAAGAGATCCCAATGGCAGCCGGTGCGGTTGTAGTTTCACTCTGTTCCACCTCTGATGAAACCATTGAAGAAGCCGAGAAAGATCTGCCGCGCAATCTCTGCCCGCTGATTAAAAGCAGCTATGGCTTCGGCAAAACCGATAAATGCCCCTATTTCTACTTTTCTGATCTGGTGGTCGGTGAAACCACCTGCGACGGCAAAAAGAAAATGTATGAATACATGGCGGAGTTTAAGCCCGTGCATGTGATGCAATTGCCCAACAGCGTTAAGGACGATGCCTCGCGTGCATTATGGAAAGCAGAAATGCTGCGCTTACAAAAAGCGGTAGAGGAACGTTTTGGACACGAGATTAGCGAAGATGCTCTGCGCGATGCCATTGCGCTGAAAAACCGCGAACGTCGCGCACTGGCCAATTTTTATCATCTTGGGCAGTTAAATCCTCCCGCGCTTAGCGGCAGCGACATTCTGAAAGTGGTCTACGGCGCAACCTTCCGGTTCGATAAAGAGGCGTTGGTTGACGAACTGGATGCAATGACCGCCCGCGTTCGTCAGCAGTGGGAAGAAGGCCAGCGACTGGACCCGCGTCCACGCATTTTAATCACCGGCTGCCCAATTGGCGGCGCAGCAGAGAAAGTGGTGCGCGCGATTGAAGAGAATGGCGGCTGGGTTGTCGGTTATGAAAACTGCACCGGGGCGAAAGCGACCGAGCAATGCGTGGCAGAAACGGGCGATGTCTACGACGCGCTGGCGGATAAATATCTGGCGATTGGCTGCTCCTGTGTTTCGCCGAACGATCAGCGCCTGCAAATGCTCAGCCAGATGGTTGAAGAATATCAGGTCGATGGCGTAGTTGATGTGATTTTGCAGGCGTGCCATACCTACGCGGTGGAATCGCTGGCGATTAAACGTCATGTGCGTCAGCAGCACAACATTCCTTATATCGCTATTGAAACAGACTACTCCACCTCAGATGTCGGGCAGCTCAGCACCCGTGTCGCGGCCTTTATTGAGATGCTGTAA
- the yjiN gene encoding DUF445 domain-containing protein — MNKLIELRRAKRLALSLLLIAAATFVVTLFLPPNFWVSGVKAIAEAAMVGALADWFAVVALFRRVPIPIISRHTAIIPRNKDRIGENLGQFVQEKFLDTQSLVALIRRHEPALLIGNWFSQPENARRVGQHLLQIMSGFLELTDDARIQRLLKRAVHRAIDKVDLSGTSALMLESMTKNDRHQVLLDTLIAQLIALLQRDKSRKFIAQQIVRWLESEHPLKAKILPTEWLGEHSAELVSDAVNSLLDDISRDRAHQIRHAFDRATFALIDKLKNDPEMAARADAVKSYLKEDEAFNRYLSELWGDLREWLKADINSEDSRVKERIARAGQWFGETLIADDALRASLNSHLEQAAHRVAPEFSAFLTRHISDTVKSWDARDMSRQIELNIGKDLQFIRVNGTLVGGCIGLILYLLSQLPALFPLGNF; from the coding sequence ATGAATAAACTCATCGAACTCAGACGCGCCAAAAGGTTGGCGCTCTCTTTACTGCTTATCGCCGCTGCTACCTTTGTCGTTACGCTGTTTTTGCCGCCCAATTTTTGGGTGAGCGGCGTGAAGGCGATTGCTGAAGCGGCGATGGTCGGCGCGCTGGCTGACTGGTTTGCGGTGGTGGCGCTATTTCGCCGCGTGCCGATTCCGATTATTTCTCGTCATACGGCGATTATCCCGCGTAATAAAGACAGGATTGGTGAAAATCTCGGCCAGTTCGTGCAGGAAAAATTTCTCGATACCCAGTCGCTGGTGGCATTGATTCGACGTCACGAACCGGCGTTGTTGATTGGCAACTGGTTTAGTCAGCCGGAAAACGCCCGCCGCGTTGGTCAGCATCTGTTGCAGATCATGAGCGGTTTTCTTGAACTGACCGATGATGCGCGCATTCAGCGCCTGCTTAAGCGCGCAGTCCATCGGGCGATTGATAAGGTCGATCTTTCTGGCACCAGTGCACTGATGCTGGAAAGCATGACTAAAAACGATCGCCATCAGGTGCTGCTGGATACGCTGATCGCACAGTTGATCGCCCTGCTTCAGCGCGATAAATCGCGCAAGTTTATCGCCCAGCAAATTGTTCGCTGGCTGGAGAGCGAGCATCCACTGAAAGCCAAAATTCTCCCCACAGAATGGCTGGGCGAACATAGCGCGGAGTTAGTTTCTGACGCGGTGAATTCTTTGCTTGATGATATTAGTCGCGATCGTGCGCATCAGATCCGCCATGCGTTTGATCGCGCCACCTTCGCCCTGATCGACAAGCTGAAAAACGATCCGGAAATGGCAGCGCGAGCCGATGCCGTAAAAAGCTATCTGAAAGAAGATGAAGCTTTTAACCGCTATCTAAGTGAATTGTGGGGGGATTTACGGGAATGGCTGAAAGCGGATATCAACAGTGAAGATTCTCGTGTGAAAGAACGTATCGCACGAGCGGGTCAATGGTTTGGCGAAACGTTAATTGCCGATGATGCCTTGCGGGCGTCGTTAAATAGTCATCTGGAACAAGCCGCGCACCGTGTCGCGCCTGAGTTTTCCGCATTCCTGACGCGCCATATCAGCGATACGGTAAAAAGCTGGGATGCGCGGGATATGTCGCGGCAAATCGAGTTAAATATTGGCAAAGATCTGCAGTTTATCCGTGTCAACGGTACGCTAGTTGGCGGTTGTATTGGGCTAATTTTGTATTTGCTGTCGCAGCTCCCGGCCTTGTTCCCCCTCGGCAATTTTTAG
- the mdtM gene encoding multidrug efflux MFS transporter MdtM yields MPRFFARHAATLFFPMALILYDFAAYLSTDLIQPGIINVVRDFNADVSLAPAAVSLYLAGGMALQWLLGPLSDRIGRRPVLITGALIFTLACAATMFTTSMTQFLIARAIQGTSICFIATVGYVTVQEAFGQTKGIKLMAIITSIVLIAPIIGPLSGAALMHFMHWKVLFAIIAVMGFISFVGLLLAMPETVKRGAVPFSAKSVLRDFRNVFCNRLFLFGAATISLSYIPMMSWVAVSPVILIDAGGLTTSQFAWTQVPVFGAVIVANAIVARFVKDPTEPRFIWRAVPIQLVGLALLIVGNLLSPHVWLWSVLGTSLYAFGIGLIFPTLFRFTLFSNNLPKGTVSASLNMVILMVMSVSVEIGRWLWFNGGRLPFHLLAVVAGVIVVFTLAGLLNRVRQHQAAELVEEQ; encoded by the coding sequence ATGCCACGTTTTTTTGCCCGCCATGCCGCCACGCTGTTTTTCCCGATGGCGTTGATTTTGTATGACTTTGCCGCGTATCTGTCGACGGATCTGATCCAGCCTGGGATCATTAATGTGGTCCGTGATTTTAACGCCGATGTCAGTCTGGCCCCGGCTGCCGTCAGTCTCTATCTCGCTGGCGGTATGGCGTTACAGTGGCTGCTGGGGCCGCTCTCCGACAGAATTGGCCGCAGGCCGGTGCTGATTACCGGGGCGCTAATTTTTACCCTTGCCTGCGCCGCGACAATGTTCACAACGTCTATGACACAGTTTCTTATCGCGCGTGCAATTCAGGGCACCAGTATCTGTTTTATTGCCACCGTTGGTTATGTCACGGTGCAGGAGGCGTTCGGACAGACAAAAGGGATCAAGTTGATGGCGATTATCACCTCCATCGTACTGATTGCGCCGATTATCGGCCCGCTTTCCGGCGCAGCTCTGATGCACTTTATGCACTGGAAAGTCCTTTTTGCCATCATTGCGGTTATGGGTTTTATCTCATTTGTTGGCTTACTGTTGGCGATGCCAGAGACGGTGAAGCGCGGCGCGGTTCCGTTTAGCGCCAAAAGCGTCTTGCGCGATTTTCGTAATGTCTTTTGCAATCGGCTGTTCCTCTTTGGCGCAGCAACCATCTCTTTAAGCTATATCCCGATGATGAGCTGGGTGGCTGTCTCGCCGGTGATCCTTATCGATGCAGGCGGCTTAACAACTTCGCAGTTCGCCTGGACACAAGTTCCGGTGTTCGGCGCGGTGATTGTCGCGAATGCCATCGTGGCGCGTTTTGTTAAAGATCCGACCGAACCGCGGTTTATCTGGCGTGCCGTACCTATTCAACTGGTCGGCCTCGCTCTGTTGATTGTCGGCAATCTGCTGTCGCCGCATGTCTGGCTGTGGTCGGTGCTGGGCACCAGTCTGTATGCTTTCGGGATTGGTTTGATTTTTCCGACCTTATTCCGCTTTACGCTGTTTTCCAATAACTTACCGAAAGGGACCGTCTCCGCATCGCTAAATATGGTGATCCTGATGGTGATGTCGGTCTCGGTCGAAATCGGCCGCTGGCTATGGTTTAACGGCGGTCGCTTGCCGTTTCATCTGTTAGCCGTTGTGGCGGGCGTTATCGTCGTTTTCACCCTGGCGGGATTGCTCAATCGCGTGCGCCAGCATCAGGCAGCCGAGCTAGTGGAGGAGCAGTGA
- the yjiL gene encoding putative 2-hydroxyacyl-CoA dehydratase activator YjiL (YjiL, as found in Escherichia coli, is a homolog of the activator ATPases of enzymes such as lactoyl-CoA dehydratase, (R)-phenyllactate dehydratase, and 2-hydroxyisocaproyl-CoA dehydratase. The typical substrate of those enzymes is acyl-CoA with an OH at the beta-position. YjiL is the putative activator for the cognate protein YjiM, a putative 2-hydroxyacyl-CoA dehydratase with unknown specificity, encoded by the adjacent gene.), with product MAYSIGIDSGSTATKGILLTDGVITRRFLVPTPFRPATAITEAWETLREGLEIVPFLTLTGYGRQLVDFADKQVTEISCHGLGARFLAPATRGVIDIGGQDSKVIQLDDDGNLCDFLMNDKCAAGTGRFLEVISRTLGTSVEQLDRITENVTPHAITSMCTVFAESEVISLRSAGVAPEAILAGVINAMARRSANFIARLSCEAPILFTGGVSHCQTFARMLETHLGMPVNTHPDAQFAGAIGAAVIGQRVRKRT from the coding sequence GTGGCATATTCGATTGGCATTGATTCCGGCTCAACCGCCACCAAAGGGATCTTACTGACAGACGGCGTGATTACGCGCCGTTTCCTCGTTCCAACACCTTTTCGCCCGGCAACAGCAATTACTGAAGCCTGGGAAACTCTGCGCGAAGGGTTAGAGATAGTGCCGTTTCTGACGCTGACTGGTTACGGGCGACAACTGGTGGATTTTGCCGATAAACAGGTGACGGAAATCTCCTGTCACGGGCTGGGCGCACGGTTTCTTGCGCCAGCAACGCGCGGGGTAATCGACATCGGTGGTCAGGACAGCAAAGTGATTCAGCTTGATGACGACGGTAACCTGTGCGATTTCCTGATGAATGACAAATGCGCGGCGGGCACCGGGCGTTTCCTGGAGGTGATCTCGCGCACGCTTGGCACCAGCGTCGAGCAACTCGACAGAATTACCGAAAATGTCACGCCGCACGCCATCACGAGTATGTGCACAGTGTTTGCCGAATCGGAAGTGATCAGCCTGCGCTCAGCGGGCGTCGCGCCAGAAGCGATTCTCGCCGGAGTGATTAACGCGATGGCGCGGCGGAGTGCCAATTTCATTGCTCGTCTCTCCTGTGAAGCGCCGATTCTGTTTACTGGCGGCGTTAGCCATTGCCAGACGTTTGCCCGGATGTTGGAAACTCACCTGGGAATGCCGGTAAATACCCATCCTGATGCGCAATTTGCTGGCGCAATTGGCGCAGCGGTAATTGGTCAACGAGTGAGAAAACGCACATGA
- the yjiR gene encoding PLP-dependent aminotransferase family protein, which yields MTRYQHLATLLAGRIEQGLYRHGEKLPSVRSLSQEHGVSISTVQQAYQMLETMKLITPQPRSGYFVAQRKAQPPVPPMSRPVQRPVEITQWDQVLDMLEAHSDSSIVPLSKSTPDVETPSLKPLWRELSRVVQHNLQTVLGYDLLAGQRVLREQIARLMLDSGSVVTADDIIITSGCHNSMSMALMAVCKPGDIVAVESPCYYGSMQMLRGMGVKVIEIPTDPETGISVEALELALEQWPIKGIILVPNCNNPLGFIMPDARKRAVLSLAQRHDIVIFEDDVYGELATEYPRPRTIHSWDIDGRVLLCSSFSKSIAPGLRVGWVAPGRYHDKLLHMKYAISSFNVPSTQMAAATFVLEGHYHRHIRRMRQNYQRNLALYTCWIREYFPCEICITRPKGGFLLWIELPEQVDMVCVARQLYRMKIQVAAGSIFSASGKYRNCLRINCALPLSETYREALKQIGEAVYRAME from the coding sequence ATGACGCGTTATCAACATCTGGCGACTCTGCTTGCCGGGCGGATTGAGCAAGGGCTGTATCGTCACGGGGAGAAATTGCCGTCGGTGCGTAGCTTGAGTCAGGAGCACGGCGTCAGCATCAGCACCGTGCAGCAGGCGTATCAGATGCTGGAAACGATGAAGCTCATCACTCCGCAGCCGCGTTCGGGGTATTTTGTCGCACAACGTAAAGCCCAGCCGCCAGTGCCGCCGATGTCACGTCCGGTGCAGCGCCCGGTGGAAATTACCCAGTGGGATCAGGTACTGGATATGCTGGAGGCGCATAGCGACAGTTCCATTGTTCCGTTAAGCAAAAGCACGCCGGATGTCGAAACGCCCAGCCTGAAACCACTCTGGCGGGAGCTAAGCCGGGTGGTACAGCATAATCTGCAAACCGTTCTCGGTTATGACTTGTTAGCCGGTCAGCGAGTGTTGCGAGAGCAGATTGCCCGCCTGATGCTCGACAGCGGCTCGGTAGTCACCGCCGATGACATCATCATCACCAGCGGCTGCCATAATTCGATGTCGATGGCGTTAATGGCGGTGTGTAAACCGGGCGATATTGTCGCGGTCGAATCCCCCTGTTATTACGGTTCAATGCAGATGCTGCGCGGCATGGGCGTGAAAGTGATTGAAATCCCAACCGATCCAGAAACTGGCATCAGCGTTGAAGCGCTGGAGCTGGCGCTGGAACAGTGGCCGATTAAAGGCATCATTCTGGTGCCAAACTGTAATAATCCGCTGGGATTTATTATGCCGGACGCACGCAAACGGGCCGTTCTCTCTCTCGCCCAGCGTCATGATATTGTGATTTTTGAAGATGATGTCTATGGCGAACTGGCAACGGAGTATCCGCGCCCGCGGACCATTCATTCCTGGGATATCGACGGGCGAGTGCTGTTGTGCAGCTCGTTCAGTAAAAGTATTGCTCCAGGCCTGCGCGTGGGTTGGGTCGCACCGGGGCGCTATCACGATAAACTGCTGCATATGAAATACGCCATCAGCAGCTTTAATGTGCCGTCCACGCAAATGGCGGCGGCAACGTTTGTGCTGGAAGGTCACTATCATCGCCATATCCGGCGGATGCGGCAGAATTATCAGCGCAATTTGGCGCTTTATACCTGCTGGATACGGGAATATTTTCCCTGCGAAATCTGTATTACGCGCCCGAAAGGCGGATTTTTACTGTGGATAGAATTGCCTGAACAGGTCGATATGGTCTGCGTTGCGCGACAGCTGTACCGCATGAAAATCCAGGTGGCGGCAGGCTCGATTTTCTCGGCTTCCGGCAAATACCGTAATTGTCTACGCATCAACTGCGCTTTACCGCTCAGCGAAACCTATCGCGAAGCACTGAAGCAAATTGGCGAGGCCGTGTATCGGGCAATGGAATGA
- the yjiS gene encoding DUF1127 domain-containing protein, whose amino-acid sequence MEFHENKAKAPFIGLVQLWQAVRRWRRQMQTRRVLQQMSDERLRDIGLRREDVE is encoded by the coding sequence ATGGAATTTCACGAAAACAAAGCTAAAGCGCCGTTTATCGGCCTGGTGCAACTCTGGCAGGCGGTGAGGCGTTGGCGGCGGCAAATGCAGACCCGACGCGTGTTACAGCAGATGAGTGATGAGCGGTTGAGGGATATCGGGTTACGCAGGGAGGATGTGGAGTGA
- a CDS encoding DUF3343 domain-containing protein, with amino-acid sequence MKEYLFLFHSTVGVVQTRKALQAAGMTFRVSDIPRDLRGGCGLCIWLICPPGEEIQWVIPGQTEAIYCQQNSEWQCVGHYDSEASTRQ; translated from the coding sequence ATGAAAGAGTATCTGTTTTTATTTCACTCAACGGTCGGCGTTGTACAAACGCGTAAGGCGTTACAGGCAGCGGGTATGACCTTTCGCGTCAGCGATATTCCCCGCGATTTACGCGGCGGATGCGGGTTATGCATTTGGCTGATCTGTCCCCCCGGCGAGGAAATACAATGGGTGATCCCTGGGCAGACCGAAGCGATATATTGCCAGCAGAACAGCGAATGGCAGTGCGTGGGGCATTACGATTCAGAAGCGTCAACCAGGCAATAA
- a CDS encoding Rpn family recombination-promoting nuclease/putative transposase: MTNFTTSTPHDALFKSFLTHPDTARDFMEIHLPKDLRELCDLDTLKLESASFVDEKLRALHSDILWSVKTRKGDGYIYVVIEHQSREDIHMAFRLMRYSMAVMQRHIEHDKRRPLPLVIPMLFYHGSRSPYPWSLCWLDEFADPTTARKLYNAAFPLVDITIVPDDEIVQHRRVALLELIQKHIRQRDLMGLIDQLAVLLVTGCANDSQITALLNYILLTGDEARFKAFISELTRRMPHHRERIMTIAERIHNDGWLLGRERGRKEGKVEGERSLLRLLLQNGADPEWIQRYTGLSAEQMQALDQPLPESKRDPWIEY; this comes from the coding sequence ATGACAAACTTCACGACCAGCACGCCGCATGATGCATTATTTAAATCTTTTCTCACGCACCCTGACACTGCGCGGGATTTTATGGAGATTCACTTACCTAAAGATTTACGTGAACTGTGCGATCTCGACACCTTAAAACTGGAATCCGCCAGCTTTGTCGATGAAAAATTGCGGGCGCTACACTCCGATATTTTATGGTCGGTAAAGACCCGTAAAGGAGATGGCTATATCTATGTGGTGATTGAACATCAGAGCCGTGAGGATATTCACATGGCTTTTCGGCTGATGCGCTATTCCATGGCGGTGATGCAGCGCCATATAGAGCATGATAAACGCCGACCGCTACCGCTGGTCATTCCGATGCTGTTTTATCACGGTAGCCGTAGTCCTTATCCCTGGTCTTTGTGCTGGCTGGACGAATTTGCCGACCCGACTACCGCACGGAAGCTTTATAACGCCGCGTTCCCGCTGGTGGATATCACTATCGTGCCGGATGACGAGATTGTGCAGCATCGCAGAGTCGCCCTGTTGGAGTTGATCCAAAAGCATATTCGCCAGCGCGATCTAATGGGGCTTATTGATCAACTGGCAGTATTACTGGTTACAGGGTGTGCTAATGACAGCCAGATAACTGCGCTGTTAAATTACATTTTACTGACTGGCGATGAAGCGCGTTTTAAGGCGTTTATCAGCGAACTTACCAGGCGAATGCCACACCACAGGGAGCGAATAATGACAATTGCAGAGCGAATTCATAATGATGGATGGCTGTTGGGAAGGGAGAGGGGGAGGAAAGAAGGGAAAGTAGAAGGGGAACGGAGCCTCCTCCGATTGTTGTTGCAGAATGGGGCCGATCCTGAATGGATACAACGATATACCGGACTTTCGGCAGAGCAAATGCAGGCATTAGATCAGCCCTTGCCTGAAAGCAAGCGTGATCCATGGATCGAGTACTAA